In Pseudomonas sp. LRP2-20, the genomic window TTCGAGATGGCGCAGAGCTACAGCAACGCCAGCCGGGTGTTCCGCGGCTCGGTGCCCAATGGCCTGCCATTCACCAAGGACTTGTCCTACCTCAAGGGCTTCATCATGGTTTACAACTACATTCAGTTGGCCGTGAAGAAGGGCAAGCTCGAACAGATTCCGCTGCTGTTCTGCGGCAAGACCACCCTGGAAGACATGCGCACTCTGCGCCAGCTGGTCGAGGAGGGGCTGGTGGAGCCACCCAAGTACCTGCCGGAGCAGTTCCGTGACCTCAATGCGCTTTCGGCATGGATGTGCTTCTCCAACTTCCTCAACCACCTGAGCCTGGATCGCATTGAAGCCGACTACGCGAACATTCTCTGAGCGTTGCCGCCAGCTCGCCCTGGGGCTGCTTTTACTGGGGCTGGGCGGTTGCAGCAGCCTGTTGTTCTACCCGGAACCCGGCCAGCCGTTCACCCCGGAGCGGGCCAAGCTGCAATACCGCGACATCATCCTCACCACCGCCGATGGCCTGCGCCTGCACGGTTGGTGGCTGCCGGCCAAGGCGGGGGTGGTGGTCAAGGGCACGGTGCTGCACCTGCACGGCAATGGCGGCAACCTGCCGGGCCACCTGGGTGGCAGCTACTGGTTGCCGGAGCAGGGTTACCAGGTGCTGATGGTCGATTACCGCGGCTATGGCCTGTCCGAGGGCACACCGAGCCTGCCTGAGGTCTACCAGGACATCGACGCGGCGATGGCCTGGCTGGCCCAGGCCCCCGAGGTCCAGGGCAAGCCCCTGGTGCTGCTTGGCCAGAGCCTCGGTGGGGCGATGGCGATCCATTACCTGGCGCAGCACCCCGAGCAACGCCAGCGCTTCAGTGCCCTGGTGTTCGACGGCGTGCCGGCCAGTTACCGTGGGGTCGGCCGATATGCCCTGAGCACCTCGTGGATGACCTGGCCGCTGCAGGTGCCGCTGTCCTGGCTGGTGCCGGACGGCGACAGTGCGATCCGTTCGATCGGGCAACTGAGCAGCCCGCCGAAGTTGTTCTTCCACAGTATCGACGACGCCCTGGTGCCGATGGACAACGGTATCCGCCTGTATCAGCAGGCACCGGCCCCGCGCGTGCTGCAACTGACCCGAGGCGGCCACGTGCAGACCTTTGCCGACCCGGTGTGGCGCCAGGTGATGCTGCGCTTCCTCGATGATCCCAGCCATTTCAACGGCCTGCGGCGGCTTGCCGAAGTGCCCAACTACCCTGACGAGAAGAACAAGCAATGAGTGAAGAACGCAACGCCATCCCGCTGATCCTGACCGGTGTCGGCAGCATCATCGTGACGGTGGGAGCCCTC contains:
- a CDS encoding alpha/beta hydrolase, translating into MKPTTRTFSERCRQLALGLLLLGLGGCSSLLFYPEPGQPFTPERAKLQYRDIILTTADGLRLHGWWLPAKAGVVVKGTVLHLHGNGGNLPGHLGGSYWLPEQGYQVLMVDYRGYGLSEGTPSLPEVYQDIDAAMAWLAQAPEVQGKPLVLLGQSLGGAMAIHYLAQHPEQRQRFSALVFDGVPASYRGVGRYALSTSWMTWPLQVPLSWLVPDGDSAIRSIGQLSSPPKLFFHSIDDALVPMDNGIRLYQQAPAPRVLQLTRGGHVQTFADPVWRQVMLRFLDDPSHFNGLRRLAEVPNYPDEKNKQ